The window GCGACTTCGACCGCATCGCCGAAGGAGCGCTCGATGCCCTGCCGCAACCCACTTGGGTCTTACGCGACGACCAGACGATCGACCACGCCAACCGTTCCGCGCGCGACCTGATGTCGTCGGCGCCCTGGCTACGCGCCAGCACGCGTCGCCTAACGGCTGTTGGCGACCTCGACAGCACTGCACTGCACCGTGCCATTCGTGCGGCAGCCACCGGCGGTGGGCGCCAATGGGTGGCCGCGATTCTCGTGGCCGGCCGGCTGCGCCGCGCCGTTCTTCACATCGCCCCGCTCGCCGGCGCCGCCCCTTATGAAACGGCCTGGCCTCTTGCCCGCACCCTGCTCACGCTAGAGCTACCCCCACCCGACGATGTCGCGACCTCGTGGCTGGAACGACTGGCAAAACACTACCGCCTCACTCCGGCAGAAACTCGTGTGCTCGAGCGCCTGGGCGCAGGCTTGAATCCTCGCGACGTCGCCGACGAGATGCGGGTGTCCTACACCACGGTGCGCACCCACCTGCGCGCCTTGTTCGACAAGACGGGCTGCCACCGGCAGGCCGACCTCATGCGGCTGCTGCAAGCCTAGGTTTCGGCACTGCGGAGAGCGCCCCGGGACGCAGACCGCGATCGACCAGGCGCAGGCACGCGCACGACCGGCAGCGGGGCCGGGCCGCTCAGGGTCGCGAGCCAGTCGACGAAGGCGCGCGTGCGTGCCGGCAGATTGCGCTGGCTCGCATACACGGCGTTGATCGGCGTGGGCGGAGGCCGG is drawn from Methylibium petroleiphilum PM1 and contains these coding sequences:
- a CDS encoding helix-turn-helix transcriptional regulator, which gives rise to MAWNEGTASHIIELAAEACLQPAKWDELVGAISLALGANGGGLFTPQLDPTGLNLAASSGTGADALPEFAARWAPEDPWFQAVQSSGRGWRGGQIYVADELVPASALFRTAFYNEFSKPYGIENVLSLKIVGDQDPTSPVTHLSLFQKRNAESQFGDPQRQALNALWPHLQRAIQTYWLLRKARDFDRIAEGALDALPQPTWVLRDDQTIDHANRSARDLMSSAPWLRASTRRLTAVGDLDSTALHRAIRAAATGGGRQWVAAILVAGRLRRAVLHIAPLAGAAPYETAWPLARTLLTLELPPPDDVATSWLERLAKHYRLTPAETRVLERLGAGLNPRDVADEMRVSYTTVRTHLRALFDKTGCHRQADLMRLLQA